From Pleurocapsa sp. PCC 7319:
CGATACCTTTTCTTTGATAAGCTTCCAAAATATAGATGGCGTATATTTCGCATTTATATCTAGAGTCGCTGCTTCTCTCCAAACCCCCATCAACAAAACCAACAATCTCTCCAATAAAATTTTCAGCCACATAAATAAAATAGTCTGACTCGGCTTCAGTACCGATACTAAGTTGATTATCCCAGTTACTCTTTCGCCTTTTGTATGATAATTTCGCAATATAGTCTTCTGGTACTATGCCACGATATGTTGTTTTCCAAGTATCGACATGAACTTTAGCGATCGCGGCTGAATCATTTAATCTGGCTTCACGAATAATCATCTATCTTAATTGGGCAACTTCGTCCTGAGTAACTTGGGACTCTGAAGCAACATCAGCCCGAATAGCTCGAAACATACCAAACCGACAAAGACCAGCTCCAAATGCAAGGCGCATCAAAAGTATGGTGGGTACTTCTCGTAAAGACTTGATAAAGCCAGAAAAACCAAACATGACTAATCCTTTGGGTTTAACTATTCCCTGCCAAATAGAATCGAACCAAGAAGGAAGAGTTTCTTGAGTCCAGTCTGCGGTAATGACTTCTCCTGCTACTAAACCTGTTTCTACCAATCGTTCGGAAAATCCTTCGATACTAGAAAATTCAGGATGAGACCATTGATCTAATAGCTGTCTCATGACAGGTTTTTCCCAGAAATTTAAAGGTTTTTGGCGATCGTCTCGCTGGTTCCAATCAGCTACTACCAAAATTCCCCCAGGCTTAAGAACACGAAGTAATTCTCTGGCAAAAACTGCTTTGTCAGGCATATGAGGACCAGCCTCAACAGACCAAACCACATCAAAACTAGCATCAGGAAAAGAAAGTGCCATTGCATCATCTACTTGAAACTTAGCATTAACATCTGGAGGGGTTAGTTCTTGAGCGCGGGCCACCTGTTGAGGACTAATAGTAACACCAGTAACATCAAAGCCATAATCCTTAGCTAAAATACGACTGCTGCCGCCAATGCCACAGCCAACATCTAATAAAGTAGTTCCAGAGGGTAATTTATCTAAACCACCCCAACTCACCATTTCATCGACAAAGTCATACTTAGCAGCAATAAATTCTTTTGATTTTGATGGTGAGCCATAATGACCTAAATGAATATGTTCACCCCAGTAAAATTCTAAAATACCGTCTTCAGTCCACTGATCGTAGGAATTGGCTACAGAATCAGCAGATTGATAACTACGAGCAGTCAAAAGATAAACTGCAATACCTATTATTAGTAGGAACACCAAAATTCCTATGACGTAAGATAAACTCATTAAAATGGATGCTTAATATTTTTTTACAATCTGTTTAATATCTTAAGCTGTTCTGATTTCGTTTGAGCTGTAGATATTTATATTATTCTGTTCTTTCCAAACTATCTTTGGTATTACAACGTGTATAGGCATTCCAAGTCGTTAAATCTGGTGCCGGAAAACCCAGAATAGCCGAGCGCGCTTGCTCGCTTAAACCTCTAACCATGCTAAAGTCCGCCCCTGCAATATTTTGAATATTATCTAGATTTGCTCCTGTTAAATCTGCTGCCCTAAAATCAACTCCTTTCAATTCAGTATTACCCAAACGAGCATCACGTAAACTCGCCCCAGTCATAATCGCTTTCTGCAAGTTTGCACCACTGAAGGAAACATTATCTAAAATTGCACCTGTACAATCTGCTCCACTAAGATAAGCTCCCATCATTCTCGCTCCTGTCAGATTTACTCCCCGCAGGTTGGCAGTATTGAGAAAAGCTCCGTTAAGATTAGCACCAGGTCCTACTGCACCAGAGCTTTTATAGTTAAAATCTTCAGGAAAGATTGTATCGTTATCATATATAGTTACTTGAAACTGAGTATCTTCCAAAATTGCGTCGCTTAAGTTTGCCTGACGTAGATCAGCACGACTGAGATAGGCTCCAGTTAAATCTGCTCCAGTTAAGTTTGCTCCAGTTAAATTTGCCCCTCGTAAGTCAGCATTACGGAGATTGGCTCCCTTGAGATTTACTTCAATCAGATCCGCGTTGGTTAAAATGCTCTGGGAAAAGTTAATCTGCTCTAAGTTGGCTTGATTCAGTGCGATCGCATAAAGATCTTGATTACTAAAGTCAGCATTGACTAAGCTTTCTCCTGCCTTATGTTTGGCAATTATGGTAGCAGAGAGGGGAGATTTATTACTAGAAGCAGTTGTCGGCATAGCGTAATTGAACTATTCGGATTGATCTCAAAATTTATTGACTTTCAAAAAAGTATAAATTATCGAGTGTCTACTACAAGGTTGAGAATTGTTGATCAAAAAATAAACTGATTGACAACCTAACTTTAGTTAAGATCGATACATTAATAAGAGTTGTATCTCGATCGTATTTGTATAGAGTTCCGAGTTAGAATAGAACTGTTAAGAAATATTTTCGGAACCTTGACTAAATTTGTAAACTTCTCTCCGAATATAAATCTCTACACCCTTTAATCAAGGAGAAGTTTGATGTCAATTTATCTGGAGCGCACCTGA
This genomic window contains:
- a CDS encoding methyltransferase domain-containing protein, yielding MSLSYVIGILVFLLIIGIAVYLLTARSYQSADSVANSYDQWTEDGILEFYWGEHIHLGHYGSPSKSKEFIAAKYDFVDEMVSWGGLDKLPSGTTLLDVGCGIGGSSRILAKDYGFDVTGVTISPQQVARAQELTPPDVNAKFQVDDAMALSFPDASFDVVWSVEAGPHMPDKAVFARELLRVLKPGGILVVADWNQRDDRQKPLNFWEKPVMRQLLDQWSHPEFSSIEGFSERLVETGLVAGEVITADWTQETLPSWFDSIWQGIVKPKGLVMFGFSGFIKSLREVPTILLMRLAFGAGLCRFGMFRAIRADVASESQVTQDEVAQLR
- a CDS encoding GNAT family N-acetyltransferase — translated: MIIREARLNDSAAIAKVHVDTWKTTYRGIVPEDYIAKLSYKRRKSNWDNQLSIGTEAESDYFIYVAENFIGEIVGFVDGGLERSSDSRYKCEIYAIYILEAYQRKGIGRSLVQLIASRLSQLGLTSMLVWVLADNPASQFYQALGGQKIYQKLIKIEGIELEEVAYGWNDTRVLTAK
- a CDS encoding pentapeptide repeat-containing protein gives rise to the protein MPTTASSNKSPLSATIIAKHKAGESLVNADFSNQDLYAIALNQANLEQINFSQSILTNADLIEVNLKGANLRNADLRGANLTGANLTGADLTGAYLSRADLRQANLSDAILEDTQFQVTIYDNDTIFPEDFNYKSSGAVGPGANLNGAFLNTANLRGVNLTGARMMGAYLSGADCTGAILDNVSFSGANLQKAIMTGASLRDARLGNTELKGVDFRAADLTGANLDNIQNIAGADFSMVRGLSEQARSAILGFPAPDLTTWNAYTRCNTKDSLERTE